A DNA window from Drosophila biarmipes strain raj3 chromosome 2R, RU_DBia_V1.1, whole genome shotgun sequence contains the following coding sequences:
- the LOC108029970 gene encoding bomanin Bicipital 1 produces the protein MKCLILALAVAAVLVSQATAGNVIIGGACRDCSPPVAENVVVGGKTYRTGRPGQGNVYINSADAYPGALDGLVRRPGAGPALAPGGGGGGTQYPDGFSGRVPGGTYLHNKDCVGCSISGGGD, from the exons ATGAAGTGTCTGATTCTGGCCCTTGCAGTTGCCGCAGTCCTGGTTTCCCAGGCCACAG CCGGAAATGTGATTATCGGCGGAGCGTGCCGGGATTGTAGTCCGCCGGTGGCGGAGAACGTGGTGGTCGGTGGCAAAACCTACAGGACGGGCAGGCCGGGCCAGGGAAATGTCTATATAAATTCCGCGGACGCTTATCCAGGAGCTCTGGACGGTCTTGTCCGGCGCCCAGGAGCTGGTCCGGCACTCgccccaggaggaggaggaggtggcacCCAGTATCCCGATGGCTTCAGTGGACGCGTGCCAGGCGGCACTTACCTGCACAACAAGGATTGCGTCGGCTGCAGCATCAGTGGGGGCGGGGATTAA
- the LOC108030455 gene encoding bomanin-836, translating to MKPLQVAGTLMLLFCLLAAVNATPGKVYINGKCIDCNKPDNDDGIIMPPDHNAAGSISYTLTSGAVFLGIIFHLFR from the exons ATGAAACCCCTTCAAGTCGCCGGAACTTTGATGCTGCTTTTTTGCTTGCTGGCTGCAGTTAACG CCACACCAGGCAAGGTGTATATTAATGGGAAGTGCATTGACTGCAACAAGCCCGATAACGATGATGGTATAATAATGCCCCCTGACCATAATGCGGCTGGTTCTATATCCTACACTCTCACATCTGGAGCGGTGTTTTTGGgaattattttccatttattcAGATAA
- the LOC108029973 gene encoding bomanin Short 2: MKFFTVATAFVVGLLALANAVPLSPDPGNVIINGDCVNCNVHGGK; encoded by the exons ATGAAATTCTTCACAGTCGCCACTGCCTTTGTTGTCGGTTTGTTGGCTCTGGCCAATG CTGTCCCCCTGTCGCCCGATCCTGGAAATGTTATCATCAACGGCGACTGCGTGAACTGCAATGTCCACGgtggaaaatag
- the LOC108030457 gene encoding bomanin-065 produces MKLISLLISLGLLAITMASPLVPGNVIINGDCRNCNVHGG; encoded by the exons atgaaattaatttcccTGTTGATTTCACTCGGTCTATTGGCCATAACGATGG ccTCACCGCTGGTTCCGGGTAACGTTATTATCAATGGAGATTGCCGAAACTGTAATGTGCACGGAGGCTGA
- the LOC108029957 gene encoding bomanin Bicipital 1, producing the protein MKCLTLLALLFLATLAYAQAGKVTIKGECVNCSHGQTTTTTTHKPSSKGIANGGRATAKPKSKSPSPRRPTSSEEGDDDLAGGWSLHQTAGGSQYIGRRSKRQWGGQYIDLGGSGGRGAGGGGGWSGGGVTTIDSRGYPGGTLVRNSDCVGCNIRG; encoded by the exons ATGAAGTGCCTGACGCTATTGGCGCTATTGTTCCTGGCGACGTTGGCCTACGCCCAAG CCGGAAAGGTCACCATCAAGGGGGAGTGTGTTAACTGTTCCCACGGACAGACCACCACCACTACCACCCACAAACCTTCATCCAAGGGCATCGCGAATGGCGGCAGGGCCACTGCCAAACCCAAATCCAAATCCCCCTCGCCCCGCAGACCAACTTCATCGGAGGAGGGTGATGACGACCTTGCCGGCGGCTGGTCGCTGCATCAAACAGCTGGAGGATCTCAGTATATAGGCAGGCGCTCGAAGCGCCAGTGGGGCGGTCAGTACATCGATCTGGGTGGATCCGGTGGAAGAGGAgcaggcggaggaggtggCTGGTCAGGAGGTGGCGTCACCACCATCGATTCACGTGGCTATCCCGGCGGAACCTTAGTGCGCAACAGCGATTGCGTCGGATGTAATATTCGCGGCTAA
- the LOC108029961 gene encoding bomanin Short 2 has protein sequence MKFFSVVTVLVLGLLALANAVPLSPDPGNVVINGDCKYCNVHGGK, from the exons ATGAAGTTCTTCTCAGTCGTCACCGTCCTTGTGCTCGGTCTGCTGGCCCTGGCCAACG CTGTTCCCCTGTCGCCCGATCCTGGCAATGTGGTCATCAACGGCGACTGCAAATACTGCAATGTCCACGGTGGCAAGTAG
- the LOC108029871 gene encoding bomanin Short 2, protein MKFFSVVTVFVLGLLALANAVPLSPDPGNVIINGDCKYCNVRGG, encoded by the exons ATGAAGTTCTTCTCAGTCGTCACCGTCTTTGTGCTCGGTCTGCTGGCCCTTGCCAACG CTGTTCCCCTGTCGCCCGATCCTGGCAATGTGATCATCAACGGCGACTGCAAATACTGCAATGTCCGCGGTGGCTAA
- the LOC108030003 gene encoding uncharacterized protein LOC108030003, which produces MRWLSLLVPLLALLSLLEVGHAHSIPRITIKNGDITVHGNCYGCTAKATKNTAQLQIKFTRRW; this is translated from the exons ATGAGGTGGCTTTCTTTATTGGTCCCGCTCCTGGCGCTTCTCTCCCTCCTCGAAGTTGGACATGCTC ATTCGATTCCGAGAATAACAATTAAGAACGGCGACATCACTGTCCATGGAAATTGTTATGGTTGCACTGCTAAGGCCACGAAAAACACGGctcaattacaaattaaatttactcgAAGATGGTAA
- the LOC108030456 gene encoding bomanin Short 3 — protein MKFLSLAFVLGLLAAVANATPLNPGNVIINGDCRVCNVRA, from the exons atgaaattccTGTCGCTTGCCTTTGTCTTGGGTCTGCTGGCTGCTGTGGCCAATG CCACTCCCCTGAATCCTGGCAATGTCATCATCAACGGCGACTGTCGGGTCTGCAATGTGAGGGCCTGA